One part of the Anaerohalosphaeraceae bacterium genome encodes these proteins:
- a CDS encoding ABC transporter ATP-binding protein, translating to MESVIQLEQVCFCRKNRTILDGISWQVQRGQHWALLGANGSGKTTLLKILAGYEWPTFGRVVVQQQTFGATDIRKLRRTIGLVSSTLQQRLPAQDKAIEVVASGLDATLGLYRRPNPEEMEQALAALARLRADAIAEQSYQTLSQGEQQKVMIARALVCRPTLLILDEPCSGLDPAARVRFLKDLEYMIAQPEAPSILFVTHHIEEIGPWISHVLLLKDGKILAAGTQEETITSENMAAMLGCRCEAYFVPPRWHLLIEE from the coding sequence ATGGAATCCGTCATTCAGCTCGAACAGGTTTGCTTCTGCCGGAAAAACCGGACGATTCTGGACGGCATCAGCTGGCAGGTGCAGCGCGGTCAGCACTGGGCCCTGCTGGGGGCCAACGGCTCCGGCAAAACCACGCTGCTGAAAATCCTGGCCGGCTATGAATGGCCGACCTTCGGACGGGTCGTCGTCCAGCAGCAGACCTTCGGTGCTACGGACATCCGCAAACTCCGCCGGACCATTGGGCTGGTCAGCTCCACCCTGCAGCAGCGGCTGCCCGCTCAGGACAAGGCGATTGAGGTGGTTGCCTCCGGCCTGGATGCCACGCTCGGGCTGTACCGCCGGCCCAATCCTGAAGAAATGGAGCAGGCATTGGCAGCCCTGGCCCGTCTGCGGGCCGATGCAATTGCCGAGCAGTCCTACCAGACTCTCTCTCAGGGCGAACAGCAGAAAGTGATGATTGCCCGGGCCCTGGTCTGCCGGCCGACCCTGCTGATTCTGGATGAACCCTGCTCCGGCCTGGACCCGGCGGCGCGTGTGCGGTTCCTGAAAGACCTTGAATATATGATTGCTCAGCCGGAGGCTCCGTCCATCCTGTTCGTGACGCACCATATCGAAGAAATCGGCCCGTGGATTTCGCACGTGCTGCTGCTCAAAGACGGAAAAATCCTGGCCGCCGGCACCCAGGAGGAAACCATCACCTCCGAAAATATGGCCGCTATGCTCGGCTGCCGATGCGAGGCCTATTTCGTCCCGCCCCGCTGGCACCTGCTCATTGAGGAGTAA